One Gigantopelta aegis isolate Gae_Host chromosome 1, Gae_host_genome, whole genome shotgun sequence genomic region harbors:
- the LOC121369633 gene encoding uncharacterized protein LOC121369633 isoform X1, translating to MASNGPESTAGPSVVMIDNAQSGDLGATGAHSFTIHSSTSKMDEFVCDTSSYQTKDSLEKAKHSSPVPKPFLELAHSKDIKDPSALYGSCGLYNLGNTCFMNAGLQCVMASSPLVKFFLEEFTLDTSVKDTLMGRFYMLLCKVWCGQYTVIYPNRFKDTLGLYHSQFQDYRQHDCQEFLALLLDTLHEQLSMTGSNLRCLPSNNTPASGAGSCTALNPVINSLNNMDTSPPKISLESSVNSQSPSDNSKLSQSALICPVNSKTYQSALTSSANSKFSQSDVSSVPTDQLENNSIPQVQDNKLLETNNTVPCGQSENNVILQGQDKIILNGKGSDPQLSSSGESSLTDGILSLTEHPNTPPEEIASGVLSDAEHALNLKRLKLQAENSACVSSSPSSTSSCDSMMQHDTVIKPVEQSNNIRLPTATSASSPLQTDLGGKNVIYSSPDSKSGNLQLNNSIRVSKLPPDLLDFYCKESKTLNTNVLINEYSEEFVSTDSEKFAKQDNRFHMQSEENSILQEAVGMIDEDKNDKDPSGSSFGIKDVNLHANKKKSRLISKSCTNVLKMDYTTGEYGMNNFKRIKMESTDSVEKCDMEQELSKDDTEEKNIQIQALSKFNTCRNISDEASDNESCDSMEVEGDGFVADLDSSEDEETITSINSIPTGALASAPKHQVCSQHDIDAADKAWEDYIADNNSIVVQSFQGQFKSTVVCFGCHHMSVMYEPFMYLSLPIPRAMERQICVIFVPSNLPPVRYLLNMNKHDNIEKLKKELLTVISRHDCDIILAEVLESHISRILDDNILLRYVNDSSRKIYAFEIISPAPDDHSNHGHPVETSSSSQVDISTDQETSTDTGATTETDIFSHIGTFSVSETTSHALFTDSKPDDSDILVEMQEPDVPPATTDAPPVVPSMSSIDLAESWLGLSEGTDTSTQSKYEHEDLAGTGMWEWSCVGLEAEPQWDQADATKKEESPPPGVASGGTPAAIVDQWRSCAICLEELSDSDLLVHSCSGTFCQSCLEMSMKHSSNTTYCCPICLSPASVVDDFLPLANSGNHKAKQRVIAIPVAFRHETSDKKLHLFGHPNILYVANHMTGRQVYEKVDALLPYPVVYTIVLTDGQGLHCSRCIYTAHCSGCALDREGEVTLQPSDHLTVQVQNILDDQIEDVERIHEDESMENLRQNEQITIYDCFRAFTQSEVLDEHNPWYCPQCKQNQCAKKTMTVWRYPDWLIVHLKRFVFHEFSSLKIDDRVIYPHKNLDLRDFISGPATKDLTYDLYSIVCHFGGAHSGHYSSYSRHPLTSEWFYYNDDTITQQTPREDDFSSAYVLFYERQGTHSEVQPSMCLPKMVLEEESVDPTYGPQPSEAPFYGPQPSEGVVYGLQPSEGVVYGPQTFDAASCRPQPFGPQPSGHRCSDEGGFKTESKTESSFDFYS from the exons CATGGCGAGCTCCCCCCTCGTCAAGTTCTTCCTGGAGGAGTTCACTCTGGACACGAGCGTCAAGGACACACTGATGGGCCGCTTCTACATGCTGCTGTGTAAAGTGTGGTGCGGACAATACACCGTCATCTATCCTAACCGCTTCAAGGACACGCTCGGATTGTATCATTCCCAGTTTCAAGACTACCGACAG cATGACTGTCAGGAATTTCTAGCTCTTTTGTTGGACACTCTTCACGAGCAGCTGAGCATGACGGGCTCCAATCTGCGGTGTTTACCGTCCAACAATACCCCAGCCAGTGGAGCTGGATCCTGCACCGCCCTTAACCCTGTGATCAACTCACTCAACAACATGGACACCTCACCACCGAAAATCTCACTCGAATCGAGTGTCAACAGCCAATCGCCTTCTGACAATTCAAAACTTAGCCAATCAGCTCTTATTTGTCCTGTCAATTCAAAAACATACCAATCAGCTCTTACTTCTTCTGCCAATTCAAAATTCAGCCAATCGGATGTTAGTTCTGTACCCACCGATCAGTTGGAAAACAATTCCATTCCACAAGTGCAggataataaattattagaaaCTAACAATACCGTGCCTTGTGGTCAGTCGGAAAATAATGTCATTCTACAAGGAcaggataaaataattttaaatggtaAAGGTAGTGATCCTCAGTTAAGTTCCAGTGGTGAAAGTTCCTTAACAGATGGTATTTTAAGTTTAACAGAACACCCTAATACTCCACCAGAAGAGATAGCATCTGGTGTATTATCTGATGCCGAACATGCACTGAATTTAAAAAGGCTGAAGCTACAAGCTGAAAATAGTGCTTGTGTATCAtcgtcaccatcatcaacatcatcttGTGACAGCATGATGCAGCATGACACTGTCATTAAACCTGTTGAACAAAGTAACAATATACGACTGCCAACTGCAACTTCTGCCTCTTCTCCATTACAAACTGACTTAGGTGGTAAAAATGTGATATATTCCTCACCCGATTCCAAGAGTGGTAACCTACAGCTCAACAACAGTATACGAGTGTCGAAGCTGCCTCCCGATTTGCTCGATTTCTACTGCAAGGAAAGTAAAACGCTCAACACAAACGTACTGATAAACGAATACTCGGAAGAATTTGTTTCAACCGATTCGGAGAAATTTGCCAAACAGGACAATCGATTTCATATGCAGTCGGAAGAAAACAGTATCCTCCAAGAAGCAGTTGGAATGATAGACGAGGACAAAAATGATAAGGATCCATCAGGAAGTAGTTTTGGTATCAAGGATGTAAATCTACATGCCAATAAGAAAAAATCGAGGCTTATTTCTAAATCGTGTACCAACGTCTTGAAGATGGATTACACCACAGGAGAATACGGGATGAACAATTTCAAAAGGATCAAGATGGAATCAACTGATTCTGTTGAAAAATGTGACATGGAGCAGGAATTGTCGAAAGATGACACAGAGGAGAAAAACATCCAGATACAAGCTCTGTCGAAGTTCAACACCTGTCGCAATATTAGCGACGAAGCGTCGGACAATGAATCATGTGACAGTATGGAAGTAGAAGGAGACGGTTTTGTCGCCGATCTCGACAGTTCGGAAGATGAAGAGACCATCACTTCCATTAACAGTATTCCGACCGGCGCACTGGCCTCGGCCCCAAAACATCAGGTGTGCAGTCAGCACGACATCGACGCAGCAGACAAAGCCTGGGAGGATTACATCGCCGACAACAACAGCATTGTGGTTCAGTCCTTTCAGGGGCAGTTTAAAAGCACt gttgtttgttttggttgcCACCACATGTCTGTGATGTACGAGCCATTTATGTATCTTTCTTTGCCAATTCCACGAGCTATGGAACGCCAAATAT GTGTTATCTTCGTGCCAAGTAATCTCCCTCCTGTGCGCTACCTCCTGAACATGAACAAACACGACAACATCGAGAAGCTCAAGAAGGAACTGTTAACTGTGATAAGCAGACACGACTGTGATATTATCCTGGCCGAAGTGCTAGAGTCGCACATCTCCAGGATACTG GATGATAATATATTACTGCGATATGTCAATGATTCTTCACGGAAGATTTACGCATTTGAGATTATCTCCCCTGCTCCTGATGACCACAGCAACCACGGCCACCCCGTTGAGACGTCATCCTCGTCTCAAGTGGACATCTCAACAGATCAAGAGACGTCTACCGACACTGGTGCTACCACGGAAACCGACATTTTCTCGCATATCGGCACCTTCAGCGTCTCTGAAACCACTTCTCACGCTCTGTTCACCGACAGTAAACCGGATGACTCGGACATATTGGTTGAAATGCAGGAACCGGATGTTCCCCCTGCCACGACGGACGCTCCTCCGGTTGTTCCGTCGATGTCTTCCATTGATTTAGCTGAGTCGTGGTTAGGTCTGTCGGAGGGCACAGACACGTCAACCCAGTCGAAGTATGAACACGAGGATTTGGCGGGGACTGGAATGTGGGAGTGGTCATGTGTTGGACTCGAAGCCGAGCCGCAGTGGGACCAGGCGGATGCCACGAAAAAAGAAGAATCCCCACCACCAGGTGTTGCTAGTGGTGGTACGCCTGCGGCGATCGTCGACCAGTGGCGGTCGTGTGCTATATGTCTGGAAGAGTTGTCAGACAGTGATCTCCTGGTGCACAGCTGCAGTGGGACATTTTGTCAGAGCTGTCTCGAG ATGTCCATGAAACACAGCAGCAACACTACATATTGTTGTCCT ATTTGCCTTTCTCCAGCCTCCGTGGTTGATGACTTTTTACCTCTTGCCAACTCGGGGAACCACAAAGCCAAACAGCG AGTGATTGCCATACCAGTTGCCTTCCGACATGAAACATCGGACAAGAAGTTACACTTGTTTGGTCATCCGAACATCCTGTATGTGGCTAATCACATGACTGGAAGACAGGTGTATGAGAAAGTTGACGCACTCTTGCCGTATCCTGTTGTCTACACAATAGTCTTGACCGATGGGCAG GGTCTTCATTGCTCCCGGTGTATATATACAGCTCACTGCAGCGGCTGTGCCTTGGACCGAGAAGGGGAGGTAACTCTGCAGCCCAGCGACCATCTAACGGTGCAAGTCCAGAACATCCTTGATGATCAGATTGAAGATGTTGAGAGAATTCACGAAGATGAATCGATGGAGAATTTAAGACAGAACGAACAAATAACAATATACGACTGTTTTCGGGCTTTCACACAAAG TGAAGTTCTTGATGAACACAACCCGTGGTACTGTCCGCAGTGTAAGCAGAATCAGTGTGCCAAGAAGACGATGACCGTGTGGCGCTATCCAGACTGGCTTATTGTGCACCTCAAAAG ATTTGTCTTTCATGAGTTTTCCAGTCTGAAGATTGACGACCGAGTGATCTACCCGCACAAGAATCTAGATCTCAGAGATTTCATCTCAGGACCAGCAACTAAAGATTTGACCTATGACCTCTACAGCATTGTCTGTCATTTTGGAG GTGCTCACTCCGGCCACTACTCATCCTACTCACGACATCCACTGACGTCCGAATGGTTTTACTACAATGACGACACTATCACTCAACAAACACCAAGGGAAGACGATTTCAGTAGTGCATATGTTCTCTTCTACGAGAGACAAG GCACCCATTCTGAGGTGCAGCCGTCCATGTGTCTTCCAAAGATGGTGCTTGAAGAGGAATCTGTTGACCCCACGTATGGACCACAGCCTTCAGAAGCCCCTTTTTATGGACCACAGCCTTCTGAAGGTGTTGTTTACGGACTACAGCCTTCTGAAGGTGTTGTTTACGGACCACAGACCTTTGATGCGGCATCCTGCAGACCTCAGCCGTTTGGGCCACAACCTTCAGGTCACCGGTGCTCCGATGAGGGAGGATTTAAAACAGAATCGAAGACCGAGAGTTCCTTTGACTTCTATTCTTGA
- the LOC121369633 gene encoding uncharacterized protein LOC121369633 isoform X2, translating into MASNGPESTAGPSVVMIDNAQSGDLGATGAHSFTIHSSTSKMDEFVCDTSSYQTKDSLEKAKHSSPVPKPFLELAHSKDIKDPSALYGSCGLYNLGNTCFMNAGLQCVMASSPLVKFFLEEFTLDTSVKDTLMGRFYMLLCKVWCGQYTVIYPNRFKDTLGLYHSQFQDYRQHDCQEFLALLLDTLHEQLSMTGSNLRCLPSNNTPASGAGSCTALNPVINSLNNMDTSPPKISLESSVNSQSPSDNSKLSQSALICPVNSKTYQSALTSSANSKFSQSDVSSVPTDQLENNSIPQVQDNKLLETNNTVPCGQSENNVILQGQDKIILNGKGSDPQLSSSGESSLTDGILSLTEHPNTPPEEIASGVLSDAEHALNLKRLKLQAENSACVSSSPSSTSSCDSMMQHDTVIKPVEQSNNIRLPTATSASSPLQTDLGGKNVIYSSPDSKSGNLQLNNSIRVSKLPPDLLDFYCKESKTLNTNVLINEYSEEFVSTDSEKFAKQDNRFHMQSEENSILQEAVGMIDEDKNDKDPSGSSFGIKDVNLHANKKKSRLISKSCTNVLKMDYTTGEYGMNNFKRIKMESTDSVEKCDMEQELSKDDTEEKNIQIQALSKFNTCRNISDEASDNESCDSMEVEGDGFVADLDSSEDEETITSINSIPTGALASAPKHQVCSQHDIDAADKAWEDYIADNNSIVVQSFQGQFKSTVVCFGCHHMSVMYEPFMYLSLPIPRAMERQICVIFVPSNLPPVRYLLNMNKHDNIEKLKKELLTVISRHDCDIILAEVLESHISRILDDNILLRYVNDSSRKIYAFEIISPAPDDHSNHGHPVETSSSSQVDISTDQETSTDTGATTETDIFSHIGTFSVSETTSHALFTDSKPDDSDILVEMQEPDVPPATTDAPPVVPSMSSIDLAESWLGLSEGTDTSTQSKYEHEDLAGTGMWEWSCVGLEAEPQWDQADATKKEESPPPGVASGGTPAAIVDQWRSCAICLEELSDSDLLVHSCSGTFCQSCLEMSMKHSSNTTYCCPICLSPASVVDDFLPLANSGNHKAKQRVIAIPVAFRHETSDKKLHLFGHPNILYVANHMTGRQVYEKVDALLPYPVVYTIVLTDGQGLHCSRCIYTAHCSGCALDREGEVTLQPSDHLTVQVQNILDDQIEDVERIHEDESMENLRQNEQITIYDCFRAFTQSEVLDEHNPWYCPQCKQNQCAKKTMTVWRYPDWLIVHLKRFVFHEFSSLKIDDRVIYPHKNLDLRDFISGPATKDLTYDLYSIVCHFGGAHSGHYSSYSRHPLTSEWFYYNDDTITQQTPREDDFSSAYVLFYERQGTHSEVQPSMCLPKMVLEEESVDPTYGPQPSEAPFYGPQPSEGVVYGPQTFDAASCRPQPFGPQPSGHRCSDEGGFKTESKTESSFDFYS; encoded by the exons CATGGCGAGCTCCCCCCTCGTCAAGTTCTTCCTGGAGGAGTTCACTCTGGACACGAGCGTCAAGGACACACTGATGGGCCGCTTCTACATGCTGCTGTGTAAAGTGTGGTGCGGACAATACACCGTCATCTATCCTAACCGCTTCAAGGACACGCTCGGATTGTATCATTCCCAGTTTCAAGACTACCGACAG cATGACTGTCAGGAATTTCTAGCTCTTTTGTTGGACACTCTTCACGAGCAGCTGAGCATGACGGGCTCCAATCTGCGGTGTTTACCGTCCAACAATACCCCAGCCAGTGGAGCTGGATCCTGCACCGCCCTTAACCCTGTGATCAACTCACTCAACAACATGGACACCTCACCACCGAAAATCTCACTCGAATCGAGTGTCAACAGCCAATCGCCTTCTGACAATTCAAAACTTAGCCAATCAGCTCTTATTTGTCCTGTCAATTCAAAAACATACCAATCAGCTCTTACTTCTTCTGCCAATTCAAAATTCAGCCAATCGGATGTTAGTTCTGTACCCACCGATCAGTTGGAAAACAATTCCATTCCACAAGTGCAggataataaattattagaaaCTAACAATACCGTGCCTTGTGGTCAGTCGGAAAATAATGTCATTCTACAAGGAcaggataaaataattttaaatggtaAAGGTAGTGATCCTCAGTTAAGTTCCAGTGGTGAAAGTTCCTTAACAGATGGTATTTTAAGTTTAACAGAACACCCTAATACTCCACCAGAAGAGATAGCATCTGGTGTATTATCTGATGCCGAACATGCACTGAATTTAAAAAGGCTGAAGCTACAAGCTGAAAATAGTGCTTGTGTATCAtcgtcaccatcatcaacatcatcttGTGACAGCATGATGCAGCATGACACTGTCATTAAACCTGTTGAACAAAGTAACAATATACGACTGCCAACTGCAACTTCTGCCTCTTCTCCATTACAAACTGACTTAGGTGGTAAAAATGTGATATATTCCTCACCCGATTCCAAGAGTGGTAACCTACAGCTCAACAACAGTATACGAGTGTCGAAGCTGCCTCCCGATTTGCTCGATTTCTACTGCAAGGAAAGTAAAACGCTCAACACAAACGTACTGATAAACGAATACTCGGAAGAATTTGTTTCAACCGATTCGGAGAAATTTGCCAAACAGGACAATCGATTTCATATGCAGTCGGAAGAAAACAGTATCCTCCAAGAAGCAGTTGGAATGATAGACGAGGACAAAAATGATAAGGATCCATCAGGAAGTAGTTTTGGTATCAAGGATGTAAATCTACATGCCAATAAGAAAAAATCGAGGCTTATTTCTAAATCGTGTACCAACGTCTTGAAGATGGATTACACCACAGGAGAATACGGGATGAACAATTTCAAAAGGATCAAGATGGAATCAACTGATTCTGTTGAAAAATGTGACATGGAGCAGGAATTGTCGAAAGATGACACAGAGGAGAAAAACATCCAGATACAAGCTCTGTCGAAGTTCAACACCTGTCGCAATATTAGCGACGAAGCGTCGGACAATGAATCATGTGACAGTATGGAAGTAGAAGGAGACGGTTTTGTCGCCGATCTCGACAGTTCGGAAGATGAAGAGACCATCACTTCCATTAACAGTATTCCGACCGGCGCACTGGCCTCGGCCCCAAAACATCAGGTGTGCAGTCAGCACGACATCGACGCAGCAGACAAAGCCTGGGAGGATTACATCGCCGACAACAACAGCATTGTGGTTCAGTCCTTTCAGGGGCAGTTTAAAAGCACt gttgtttgttttggttgcCACCACATGTCTGTGATGTACGAGCCATTTATGTATCTTTCTTTGCCAATTCCACGAGCTATGGAACGCCAAATAT GTGTTATCTTCGTGCCAAGTAATCTCCCTCCTGTGCGCTACCTCCTGAACATGAACAAACACGACAACATCGAGAAGCTCAAGAAGGAACTGTTAACTGTGATAAGCAGACACGACTGTGATATTATCCTGGCCGAAGTGCTAGAGTCGCACATCTCCAGGATACTG GATGATAATATATTACTGCGATATGTCAATGATTCTTCACGGAAGATTTACGCATTTGAGATTATCTCCCCTGCTCCTGATGACCACAGCAACCACGGCCACCCCGTTGAGACGTCATCCTCGTCTCAAGTGGACATCTCAACAGATCAAGAGACGTCTACCGACACTGGTGCTACCACGGAAACCGACATTTTCTCGCATATCGGCACCTTCAGCGTCTCTGAAACCACTTCTCACGCTCTGTTCACCGACAGTAAACCGGATGACTCGGACATATTGGTTGAAATGCAGGAACCGGATGTTCCCCCTGCCACGACGGACGCTCCTCCGGTTGTTCCGTCGATGTCTTCCATTGATTTAGCTGAGTCGTGGTTAGGTCTGTCGGAGGGCACAGACACGTCAACCCAGTCGAAGTATGAACACGAGGATTTGGCGGGGACTGGAATGTGGGAGTGGTCATGTGTTGGACTCGAAGCCGAGCCGCAGTGGGACCAGGCGGATGCCACGAAAAAAGAAGAATCCCCACCACCAGGTGTTGCTAGTGGTGGTACGCCTGCGGCGATCGTCGACCAGTGGCGGTCGTGTGCTATATGTCTGGAAGAGTTGTCAGACAGTGATCTCCTGGTGCACAGCTGCAGTGGGACATTTTGTCAGAGCTGTCTCGAG ATGTCCATGAAACACAGCAGCAACACTACATATTGTTGTCCT ATTTGCCTTTCTCCAGCCTCCGTGGTTGATGACTTTTTACCTCTTGCCAACTCGGGGAACCACAAAGCCAAACAGCG AGTGATTGCCATACCAGTTGCCTTCCGACATGAAACATCGGACAAGAAGTTACACTTGTTTGGTCATCCGAACATCCTGTATGTGGCTAATCACATGACTGGAAGACAGGTGTATGAGAAAGTTGACGCACTCTTGCCGTATCCTGTTGTCTACACAATAGTCTTGACCGATGGGCAG GGTCTTCATTGCTCCCGGTGTATATATACAGCTCACTGCAGCGGCTGTGCCTTGGACCGAGAAGGGGAGGTAACTCTGCAGCCCAGCGACCATCTAACGGTGCAAGTCCAGAACATCCTTGATGATCAGATTGAAGATGTTGAGAGAATTCACGAAGATGAATCGATGGAGAATTTAAGACAGAACGAACAAATAACAATATACGACTGTTTTCGGGCTTTCACACAAAG TGAAGTTCTTGATGAACACAACCCGTGGTACTGTCCGCAGTGTAAGCAGAATCAGTGTGCCAAGAAGACGATGACCGTGTGGCGCTATCCAGACTGGCTTATTGTGCACCTCAAAAG ATTTGTCTTTCATGAGTTTTCCAGTCTGAAGATTGACGACCGAGTGATCTACCCGCACAAGAATCTAGATCTCAGAGATTTCATCTCAGGACCAGCAACTAAAGATTTGACCTATGACCTCTACAGCATTGTCTGTCATTTTGGAG GTGCTCACTCCGGCCACTACTCATCCTACTCACGACATCCACTGACGTCCGAATGGTTTTACTACAATGACGACACTATCACTCAACAAACACCAAGGGAAGACGATTTCAGTAGTGCATATGTTCTCTTCTACGAGAGACAAG GCACCCATTCTGAGGTGCAGCCGTCCATGTGTCTTCCAAAGATGGTGCTTGAAGAGGAATCTGTTGACCCCACGTATGGACCACAGCCTTCAGAAGCCCCTTTTTATGGACCACAGCCTTCTGAAG GTGTTGTTTACGGACCACAGACCTTTGATGCGGCATCCTGCAGACCTCAGCCGTTTGGGCCACAACCTTCAGGTCACCGGTGCTCCGATGAGGGAGGATTTAAAACAGAATCGAAGACCGAGAGTTCCTTTGACTTCTATTCTTGA